The nucleotide window AGCTGGCCAACAGCCCTTTTTACGGGTACTTTTCAAAGATCGACACGATCTCGCAGGCGGTCACCATCATCGGCGTCCAGCAGGTCCGGGACCTGGCGCTGGCCGTGTCGGTAATGGGGCTGTTCAAGGGCATCCCCGAAGACCTGATAACCATGGAGCTGTTCTGGAAGCACAGCATCGGCTGCGGCCTGACGGCGCGCGCCCTGGCTACCACCCTGCGGGAAGCGAACCTGGAACGCTTTTTCGTGGGCGGCATCCTGCACGATATCGGCCGGCTGGTCATGTTCATCACCATCCCCGAGCTGTGCCGCGAGATGATCGAAACCTGCCGCAACGAAGGGCGCCTGCTGTACGAGGTGGAGCGCGAACGCCTGGGATTCGATCATGGCGCCGTAGGGGGCATGCTGCTGCGCAACTGGAAGATCCCCTTCCGCATTTCCGAACCGGCGGAATTCCACCATTACTGCCAACGGGCCTGCCAGTACCCGCGGGAAACGGCCATACTGCACGTTGCCGATCTGATCGCCCATGCCCTGGAGTTCGGCAACAGCGGGGAACTGCTGGTGCCCTCCCTCGACACCGCCGCCTGGAACGGGCTGGCACTCTCGCACAACCAGCTCCCCATGATCATCAAGCAGGTCGACATCCAGTTCGCCGACACGATTGCCGTACTCCAGGGGGATGCCGGTGAGTGACAGGATCTCCGACCAGATCATGCACCTGCAGGAGCGGGTCCGCTTTCTGGAGGAAACCAACCTGCACTATGTCACCACGCTCGACGTACTGGCCGTCTGCAGCAGCCTGCAGTCGGACGTGGCCAGCGAGCAGAGCGTCTCACGCATCGTGCGGAACGCCTTTGCCCAGATCAAGCGACTGATCCCCTTCACGGTGATGGCCTTCTTTCCGGCCGATGACGAAGGGAGCTTCGAGCTGGAATACTGCGATCCCGAGCCCGCCAGAGAGGATATCCGGCACCTGGTCGATGGCAAGATCATGGACGGCACCTTTGCCTGGGCCCTGAACCAGTCGCACCCGGTCATTTCCGCTGCCGAAGGTACCCGTTCCCTGACCCTGCATGCCGTGGCCACCCATTCCCGGGTTCAGGGCATGTTTGCCGGGATCCTGCCCGGCCGGCACGACAACATCGAAGTCTCCACCCTCAACCCCCTTTCGGTCATCCTGGCCTACACCGCCTACGCCATCGAAAACGTCCTGCTGTACGACATGCTGCGCGATTACATGCATAACCTGGAGCGCAGGGTGCAGGAACGGACCATCGAACTGGAGGCGGCCCGCGTTCAGGCTGAGGCGGCCACACGGGCCAAGAGTGAATTCCTGGCCACCATGAGCCACGAGATCCGCACCCCCATGAACGGCGTCATAGGCATGGCCGAGCTTCTGGCAGATACGCCGCTTTCCGACGAACAGCGCACCTATCTCAACACCATTTCCAGCTCGGCCGAAAACCTGCTGGCCGTTATCAACGACATCCTCGACTTTTCCAAGATCGAAGCGGGCCGCATGCAGCTGGACACGCACTGTTTCAACCTGCGGGAACTGCTCCGGAACTTGCTTCTGCCGTTCCAGGTGGAGTCGAACCGGAAAGGGGTGCCGCTGACCATGTCGGTGTCGGAGGACACTCCGGCCGTGATCGCCTGCGACAGCGTAAAGATCCGCCAGATCCTGATCAACCTGGTGGGCAACGCCATCAAGTTCACCAGCCGGGGGAGCATCACCGTAACCGTGAAGCGTCTGACAGGCGACAGCACAACGGCGGTCCTGCAACTGGCGGTTGCCGATACCGGCATCGGCATACCCTCCGAGGTCTTCAGCCGGATTTTCCAGCCTTTTACCCAGGCGGACACCTCGACCACGCGGGCCTTCGGCGGCACCGGACTGGGACTGGCGATCTGCGAGCGCCTGGCGCAACTCATGGGGGGCAGCATCCACGTCGACAGCCGGGAAGGGGTCGGCAGCACCTTTATGCTGCAGCTGCCCGTGGAAATTCCGGTCGATGGAGTCGCGGCCCTGCCTGCCGAAACACCGCAACAGCCCGAGCAGCAGGGACGTTCGCTGAAAATTCTGCTGGCCGAGGATGTGGACGTCAACCAGCAGGTGGCCGGCCTGATACTGGAAAAGATGGGGCACCGGGTCACCTTTGCCTCCAACGGCAAAGAGGCGCTGGACACCTGGCAGAAACAGCCTTTCGACCTGATCCTGATGGACATCCAGATGCCGGAAATGGACGGCTACACCGCGACCGCCCACATACGCAGCCATGAACGTGGCCAGCAGATCCCGATCATTGCGATGACCGCCTTT belongs to Geobacter sp. SVR and includes:
- a CDS encoding response regulator, producing MSDRISDQIMHLQERVRFLEETNLHYVTTLDVLAVCSSLQSDVASEQSVSRIVRNAFAQIKRLIPFTVMAFFPADDEGSFELEYCDPEPAREDIRHLVDGKIMDGTFAWALNQSHPVISAAEGTRSLTLHAVATHSRVQGMFAGILPGRHDNIEVSTLNPLSVILAYTAYAIENVLLYDMLRDYMHNLERRVQERTIELEAARVQAEAATRAKSEFLATMSHEIRTPMNGVIGMAELLADTPLSDEQRTYLNTISSSAENLLAVINDILDFSKIEAGRMQLDTHCFNLRELLRNLLLPFQVESNRKGVPLTMSVSEDTPAVIACDSVKIRQILINLVGNAIKFTSRGSITVTVKRLTGDSTTAVLQLAVADTGIGIPSEVFSRIFQPFTQADTSTTRAFGGTGLGLAICERLAQLMGGSIHVDSREGVGSTFMLQLPVEIPVDGVAALPAETPQQPEQQGRSLKILLAEDVDVNQQVAGLILEKMGHRVTFASNGKEALDTWQKQPFDLILMDIQMPEMDGYTATAHIRSHERGQQIPIIAMTAFALKGDAEKCLASGMDDYISKPIKRGEIAAAIARAMSRRAAPPVRRVLLVDDVEINREVARITLERCGHQVSMAANGAEALQCFLDGHIDIIFMDLHMPVMDGFQATRAIRDEERRRGRGSRIPIVAMTACTVDDSQQKCQEAGMDDFIPKPLKQDAIIATITRLTGDALSSSAPGPGPGAAGEQPVFDREGLVDRLCGKTEMLPVFTGLFLNTATTAIEHLHAALAAANAEEIHRQSHTIKGAAANIGAIRILHLATELNELEDPFGDSGTAALLEKLTAELELFRQTIQPQE
- a CDS encoding HDOD domain-containing protein; amino-acid sequence: MPPDSSPPTLESLLHGVGAVPSLPLFHERLDEAINHPRSSITDISKIISEDQGLTARILKLANSPFYGYFSKIDTISQAVTIIGVQQVRDLALAVSVMGLFKGIPEDLITMELFWKHSIGCGLTARALATTLREANLERFFVGGILHDIGRLVMFITIPELCREMIETCRNEGRLLYEVERERLGFDHGAVGGMLLRNWKIPFRISEPAEFHHYCQRACQYPRETAILHVADLIAHALEFGNSGELLVPSLDTAAWNGLALSHNQLPMIIKQVDIQFADTIAVLQGDAGE